In Anseongella ginsenosidimutans, one genomic interval encodes:
- a CDS encoding ABC transporter permease: MLKNYFKIAIRSLVNQRGYFLINIAGLSVGITCCLLIFQYVAFEYSFDDFNENAPNLYRVNVTTVSSGDDPNTTPTFGWAMAPMMAQETPEVMRFARLHPEYDNAIVSNPTQPAKAFEEEGVYYADPAFLQMFSYPLISGDPSLALTEPETIILSESVAKKYFGSKDPMGQTLDVRGWISGKFRVSGIFRDIPVNSHLQFDILLPMADLLQKSQQYKDPISGWDWKNFITYVQLHPEINVAAVEQKFTDVILENKEADWRPTKTTANVNLQPVWDIHLNKDIAAPKATMGSYRTVYFFIIIGLITLLIALVNYINLATARALNRAREVGVRKAIGAGKKQLIIQFLCESVVTLLIATTLGISLAALLIPALSKVADTTITHPLWTGPHFWTVFPGIFLSATLLAGLYPAFVLSSFKPVAALKGKAGTFAAGARLRRGLVVFQFAVSIVMLVGTMIVHSQLNHMRNMDLGMNLEQILTVPSPRFLPDDTNKTDRIAPFLQELRQLPGVWQTATSGSVPGRDFSFTGTFRKAMDDPSANVSVSGGPIDTNFLSLYGIELVAGDLTEISYSIPEGATPPMLINETAALSLGFDKPADALGEKLTFGRVAGVLKDFNWSSGHQARGNIMFQLFQRNSQISIKVNTANLSQTITSIEEIYRQHFPSNPFQYAFVDEQFEQQYKNDQRFARLFAIFTTLAIFIACLGLFGLTVFSVRQRTKEIGIRKVMGASISNVVALLSGDYIKLVLIASAIATPIAWYVMNRWLEDFAYRIEIRWWIFALGATLSVGLALLTISFQSIKAALMNPVKSLRSE, from the coding sequence ATGCTCAAAAATTATTTCAAGATCGCAATTCGCAGCTTAGTAAACCAGCGTGGCTATTTCTTGATTAATATTGCTGGGCTATCCGTCGGCATCACGTGTTGTCTGCTCATCTTTCAGTATGTAGCCTTCGAATACAGTTTTGACGATTTCAATGAAAACGCCCCAAATCTTTACCGTGTTAACGTAACCACCGTGAGCAGCGGAGACGATCCAAATACCACTCCCACCTTTGGATGGGCGATGGCTCCCATGATGGCGCAGGAGACGCCTGAAGTCATGCGCTTCGCGCGGTTGCATCCGGAGTATGACAATGCCATTGTTTCTAATCCTACTCAGCCGGCTAAAGCGTTTGAGGAGGAAGGGGTGTACTATGCTGACCCTGCATTTTTACAGATGTTTTCCTATCCGCTGATTTCCGGTGATCCATCCCTAGCGCTTACCGAGCCAGAAACGATTATTTTATCAGAGTCTGTGGCTAAAAAATACTTCGGCAGCAAAGATCCTATGGGACAAACGCTTGATGTAAGGGGCTGGATCAGTGGAAAATTCCGGGTGAGCGGTATTTTTCGTGATATTCCGGTTAATTCGCATCTTCAATTCGATATTCTACTCCCAATGGCCGATCTGTTACAGAAAAGCCAACAATATAAAGATCCTATATCAGGCTGGGACTGGAAAAATTTCATCACGTATGTACAATTACATCCAGAGATAAATGTAGCAGCGGTCGAACAGAAGTTCACAGATGTGATACTTGAGAACAAGGAAGCAGATTGGCGGCCAACAAAAACCACGGCAAATGTAAATTTACAGCCTGTATGGGATATTCATCTGAATAAAGACATAGCCGCCCCGAAAGCAACTATGGGCAGTTACCGGACCGTTTATTTCTTCATCATCATTGGTTTGATTACGCTGCTGATCGCGCTTGTCAATTATATTAATCTGGCCACGGCGCGGGCGCTTAACCGAGCGCGGGAGGTCGGAGTCCGGAAGGCGATCGGGGCCGGGAAGAAACAGCTAATTATTCAGTTTCTGTGTGAATCGGTAGTCACACTCCTCATAGCTACTACGCTTGGCATTAGCCTGGCTGCTTTACTAATACCGGCTCTTAGCAAGGTAGCGGATACAACCATTACTCACCCTTTGTGGACCGGCCCACATTTCTGGACGGTTTTTCCGGGCATCTTCTTGTCAGCAACGTTGCTTGCCGGCCTATATCCAGCCTTTGTCCTCTCCTCCTTCAAGCCTGTAGCCGCGCTTAAGGGAAAAGCCGGCACATTTGCCGCCGGAGCAAGATTGCGACGTGGGCTTGTTGTATTCCAGTTCGCCGTCTCTATTGTAATGCTGGTGGGAACCATGATCGTACATTCACAACTCAACCATATGCGGAATATGGACCTGGGTATGAACCTGGAACAAATCCTTACCGTACCCAGCCCGCGATTTCTCCCTGATGACACGAATAAGACGGACAGAATTGCACCCTTCCTTCAAGAGTTGCGCCAACTTCCTGGTGTTTGGCAAACTGCTACTTCAGGTTCTGTTCCCGGACGCGATTTTTCCTTCACCGGAACATTTCGTAAAGCCATGGACGATCCGTCTGCAAATGTAAGCGTTTCTGGCGGGCCAATCGATACCAACTTCCTCAGTCTTTATGGCATAGAGCTAGTGGCTGGAGATCTTACTGAAATTTCCTATAGCATTCCAGAGGGTGCCACTCCTCCCATGCTGATTAATGAGACGGCTGCTCTTTCCCTCGGCTTCGACAAACCAGCAGATGCTTTGGGTGAAAAACTAACCTTTGGCCGGGTGGCTGGTGTTTTGAAAGATTTCAACTGGTCATCGGGGCACCAAGCGCGTGGAAATATCATGTTCCAACTCTTCCAGCGCAATTCCCAAATTTCTATTAAAGTGAATACCGCGAATCTGTCTCAGACGATCACCTCGATAGAAGAGATCTATAGACAGCATTTCCCGAGCAATCCCTTTCAGTACGCATTCGTTGATGAGCAATTCGAGCAGCAGTACAAGAATGACCAGCGTTTTGCCCGACTTTTTGCGATATTTACCACATTGGCTATTTTTATTGCCTGTTTAGGTCTGTTCGGCCTTACTGTTTTTTCTGTCAGGCAGCGTACCAAAGAGATTGGTATCCGAAAAGTGATGGGCGCGTCGATAAGCAATGTAGTAGCTCTTCTTTCCGGGGATTACATCAAACTAGTGCTGATTGCCTCTGCGATTGCTACCCCCATTGCCTGGTATGTGATGAATCGCTGGCTGGAAGATTTCGCTTATAGAATAGAAATTCGGTGGTGGATATTTGCACTCGGGGCAACTTTATCTGTGGGCCTTGCCTTGCTCACTATAAGCTTTCAATCAATAAAAGCGGCGCTGATGAACCCGGTGAAATCACTAAGATCTGAATGA
- a CDS encoding nucleotidyltransferase: protein MILAKDFEDFIALLNKHQVDYMVVGGYALALHGAPRHTGDLDIWIDVSKENAIRLMQVIRNFGMGSLGLTEEDFLKPGYITQIGYPPLRIDILNEIDGVTFGDARKNRQQVDMDGQTLFYIGLQDFIQNKTASGRKRDLQDIREIKGKPLKPTQNRGREGHGL, encoded by the coding sequence ATGATACTGGCAAAAGATTTTGAGGATTTTATCGCGCTGTTGAATAAGCATCAGGTAGATTATATGGTTGTTGGCGGATATGCCCTCGCTTTGCACGGTGCGCCCAGGCATACCGGGGATCTGGATATTTGGATTGACGTATCTAAAGAGAATGCTATCCGTTTAATGCAAGTGATCCGGAACTTTGGAATGGGCTCGTTAGGCCTGACCGAGGAAGATTTTTTAAAGCCGGGGTATATTACTCAAATCGGTTATCCTCCGTTACGAATCGATATCTTAAATGAAATCGACGGAGTCACATTTGGAGATGCCAGAAAGAACAGGCAACAGGTAGATATGGATGGGCAAACGCTTTTCTATATCGGCCTTCAGGATTTTATACAGAACAAAACGGCTTCAGGCAGAAAAAGAGATCTACAGGATATCAGGGAGATCAAGGGGAAACCCCTAAAGCCAACACAAAACCGGGGAAGGGAGGGACATGGCCTTTAG
- a CDS encoding Imm27 family immunity protein: MGYLYQDPEDNRYWELTFPQSEMHGGGPPHLTSCRNLKQVINISLNDQGIDIDTLRVRDSTKVGYYRHFTFYIDGVKQNVLGKEADGWRQSVFY, from the coding sequence CTGGGATATCTTTACCAAGACCCTGAAGACAATAGGTATTGGGAGCTAACCTTCCCTCAAAGTGAGATGCATGGTGGTGGACCTCCTCATCTAACTAGTTGTCGGAACCTGAAGCAAGTGATAAATATTTCTTTAAATGACCAGGGAATAGACATAGATACTTTGCGTGTAAGAGACAGTACAAAGGTTGGTTATTATCGGCACTTTACCTTTTATATTGACGGGGTAAAACAGAACGTTTTAGGGAAAGAAGCCGACGGCTGGAGACAATCGGTTTTTTACTAA
- a CDS encoding iron chaperone — MAKTDFKTIDEYHRTFPAEVQERMQQIRKVIKEVAPDAEEVISYQIPAFKYKGYLIYYSAYAKHISLASPWSEAFLKEFEPELKKLKVTKSAIQLPAKNELPLGLIKRMVSFRKKENDQKI, encoded by the coding sequence ATGGCTAAAACCGATTTTAAAACAATTGACGAATACCATCGCACTTTCCCGGCTGAAGTGCAGGAAAGAATGCAGCAGATCCGCAAAGTGATCAAAGAGGTAGCGCCCGACGCGGAAGAAGTGATCAGCTACCAGATCCCGGCTTTTAAATATAAAGGATACCTGATATATTATTCGGCCTATGCTAAACATATTTCGCTTGCAAGCCCCTGGAGCGAAGCCTTCTTAAAAGAATTTGAGCCCGAACTGAAAAAACTGAAAGTGACCAAATCTGCTATCCAGCTGCCGGCTAAGAACGAATTGCCCCTGGGCCTGATAAAGCGGATGGTGTCGTTCAGAAAAAAAGAGAATGATCAAAAGATATAA
- a CDS encoding YdeI/OmpD-associated family protein, with protein MLKEIETFRPASRKEWRRWLEKHHETKQSIWLIQSKKEFNLPTLSWSEAVEEALCFGWIDSTRKTLDKETFIQFFCKRKPKSVWSKINKDKVQQLIEKGLMTKAGYASIEIARQNGSWDILNDVEELKIPEDLEKEFQRKPGSGDFFLSLSKSAKKSILQWLILAKRPETRQKRVAEIAELAAQKLKPKQFR; from the coding sequence ATGCTAAAAGAGATAGAAACTTTTCGCCCGGCAAGCCGGAAAGAATGGCGGCGCTGGCTGGAGAAGCATCACGAAACCAAGCAATCAATTTGGCTGATCCAAAGCAAGAAGGAATTCAATTTGCCAACACTCAGCTGGAGCGAGGCCGTTGAGGAAGCCCTTTGCTTTGGATGGATAGACAGTACAAGGAAAACGCTTGACAAGGAAACGTTTATACAATTTTTTTGTAAACGAAAGCCAAAAAGTGTTTGGTCAAAAATTAATAAAGACAAGGTTCAGCAATTGATAGAAAAAGGGCTGATGACAAAGGCCGGTTACGCCAGCATTGAAATTGCCAGGCAAAACGGCTCCTGGGATATCCTGAACGATGTTGAAGAACTAAAAATACCTGAAGACCTCGAAAAGGAATTCCAACGTAAACCGGGATCCGGTGATTTCTTTCTGAGTTTAAGCAAGTCGGCCAAAAAAAGCATTCTGCAATGGCTGATACTTGCCAAACGCCCGGAAACCCGGCAAAAAAGAGTTGCCGAAATAGCAGAACTTGCCGCCCAAAAGCTGAAACCGAAGCAGTTCAGGTAA
- a CDS encoding SDR family NAD(P)-dependent oxidoreductase has product MMTTAKSKIALVTGGSRGLGRNMSVSLAQKGIDVVITYNSNREKADEVVAEVQALGQKATAFQLDTGNVRMFGDFFAQMAAWLKEQTGKANFDFLINNAGTALYSPFPETTEEQFDEAFNIHYKGVFFLTQQALPFLNDGGRIINISSGLARFSIPGSSAYGSMKGAIEVLTRYLAKELGHRGIAANVIAPGAVETDFGGGHLRDNKDTNQRIAGMTALGRVGLPDDIGGVAAFLCSDEGRWINGQRIEASGGMNL; this is encoded by the coding sequence ATGATGACAACAGCAAAAAGCAAAATTGCCCTGGTGACCGGCGGAAGCCGCGGTCTGGGAAGAAACATGTCAGTCAGCCTTGCACAAAAGGGGATTGATGTTGTGATAACGTATAACAGCAACAGGGAAAAAGCGGATGAAGTAGTCGCCGAGGTACAGGCTCTGGGTCAAAAAGCCACCGCTTTCCAACTGGATACCGGCAATGTGCGTATGTTCGGCGATTTCTTCGCACAGATGGCGGCCTGGTTAAAGGAGCAAACCGGTAAGGCGAACTTCGATTTCCTGATCAACAATGCGGGGACGGCCCTTTATTCACCATTTCCGGAAACTACCGAAGAGCAATTTGATGAAGCGTTCAACATCCACTATAAAGGCGTGTTCTTCCTTACCCAGCAAGCATTGCCATTTCTGAATGACGGTGGACGTATTATCAATATTTCTTCGGGGCTCGCACGCTTTTCCATCCCTGGTTCCTCCGCTTACGGCTCTATGAAAGGCGCCATTGAAGTACTTACCAGGTACCTGGCCAAAGAACTGGGCCACCGCGGAATTGCGGCGAATGTTATTGCGCCGGGCGCTGTCGAAACCGACTTTGGCGGCGGCCATTTACGGGATAACAAAGACACCAACCAGCGGATAGCAGGCATGACCGCCCTGGGTCGTGTAGGTTTGCCGGACGATATTGGCGGCGTGGCGGCATTTCTATGCTCAGACGAGGGCCGCTGGATCAACGGGCAGCGTATTGAAGCTTCCGGAGGAATGAACCTTTGA